In Equus quagga isolate Etosha38 chromosome 14, UCLA_HA_Equagga_1.0, whole genome shotgun sequence, one DNA window encodes the following:
- the LOC124251872 gene encoding LOW QUALITY PROTEIN: NXPE family member 2-like (The sequence of the model RefSeq protein was modified relative to this genomic sequence to represent the inferred CDS: substituted 2 bases at 2 genomic stop codons) translates to MMEKIFLHRFLTSFPNAIARKLSLMLVFILVFWVIYLVSKDHTKFLFGLRSPITLSQWNVFRKSTHPEAPLDPAVSPTETELRIKGIMEKLGQLVPPRPFTHVNTTTSAAHSRATLLNPQDTHCKGDQLDIVLQVRDHLGRRKEYGGDFLQARMSSPALQAGASGKVTDFNNGTYLVSFTLFWEGQVSLSLLLIHPSEGVSALWRARNQGCDKVIFTGHFANGTSRVLSKCGRILSSSAELCKYLDDRDQEAFYCVRPSHVPCEALTHVTTKNGNISYLRKAERSLFHRSNMGVEMRKNFTSIEVLSCNQSKNIETKCKIGVKTLFPSGYAMRKRWITAFCKQIELNETNNINDCLKRKLIYLMGDSRLRQWIYYLQKVVKTLKYFDHHGTGIFKTYMLLDTERHILIXWKKHGHPFITKNLFSVKDENYIPWEIDRVAGDSDTAIVITLGXHFRPFPIHIFIRRAINIQKAIEHLFLQSPETKVILKTENTRGIYLNAEMFSDFHGYIQNIIMRDIFVDLNVGIIDAWDMTIAYGTNNAHPPDYVIGNQINVFLYYTC, encoded by the exons ATGATGGAGAAGATATTCCTCCACAGGT TCCTCACTTCGTTTCCAAATGCCATAGCTCGTAAATTATCGCTGATGTTGGTATTTATCTTAGTTTTCTGGGTCATTTACTTGGTTTCAAAGGACCACACAAAG TTCTTATTCGGCTTGAGAAGCCCTATCACCCTGAGTCAATGGAAcgtcttcagaaagtccacacaCCCTGAAGCGCCACTGGATCCAGCAGTTTCACCAACAGAGACTGAGCTGAGAATAAAGGGAATCATGGAGAAACTCGGCCAGCTGGTCCCACCCAGACCCTTCACTCACGTGAACACCACCACCAGTGCCGCACACAGCAGAGCTACCCTCCTCAACCCTCAAGACACACACTGCAAAGGGGATCAGCTAGACATCGTGCTGCAGGTGAGGGACCACCTGGGACGCAGGAAGGAATATGGCGGGGATTTCCTGCAGGCCAGGATGTCCTCCCCCGCCCTGCAGGCAGGCGCTTCAGGAAAGGTGACAGACTTTAACAACGGCACCTACCTTGTCAGCTTCACTCTGTTCTGGGAGGGCcaggtctctctgtctctcctgctcATCCACCCCAGTGAAGGGGTGTCGGCTCTCTGGAGGGCAAGGAACCAAGGCTGTGACAAGGTGATCTTCACGGGCCACTTTGCCAATGGTACCTCCCGGGTCCTCTCTAAATGTGGCCGGATCCTCAGTTCAAGCGCTGAACTGTGCAAGTACCTGGATGATCGAGACCAAGAAGCTTTCTACTGCGTGAGGCCTTCGCATGTTCCTTGTGAGGCCCTAACCCATGTGACCACCAAGAATGGAAACATTTCCTATCTTAGAAAGGCAGAACGGAGCCTTTTCCACAG GTCCAACATGGGGGTTGAAATGAGGAAGAACTTCACCTCCATTGAGGTCTTATCATGTAACC AGAGTAAGAACATAGAAACGAAATGTAAGATTGGAGTGAAGACTCTTTTCCCCAGTGGTTATGCTATGAGAAAAAGGTGGATTACAGCATTTTGCAAACAGATCGAGTTGAATGAAACAAACAATATAAATGACTGCTTGAAGAGAAAACTTATCTACCTCATGGGAGACTCAAGACTGCGTCAGTGGATTTACTACTTACAAAAAGTGGTGAAAA ccttaaaatattttgatcatcatgGAACTGGGATCTTTAAAACCTACATGCTTCTGGATACTGAAAGACACATTTTGATTTAGTGGAAAAAGCATGGTCATCCATTTATTACCAAAAATCTGTTCTCGGTGAAAGATGAAAACTACATTCCATGGGAAATTGACCGGGTAGCAGGAGACAGTGACACAGCCATTGTCATTACCCTCGGCTAGCACTTCAGACCCTTTCCCATCCACATTTTCATCCGTAGGGCCATCAATATTCAAAAGGCCATTGAACATCTGTTCTTGCAAAGCCCAGAGACCAAAGTGATCCTCAAAACTGAAAACACCAGGGGGATATATCTAAATGCAGAGATGTTTAGTGACTTTCATGGCTACATTCAGAATATTATCATGAGGGACATTTTTGTGGATCTCAATGTGGGTATTATTGATGCCTGGGATATGACTATTGCATATGGCACTAATAATGCCCATCCACCTGATTATGTGATTGGAAATCAGATTAACGTGTTCTTGTACTATACTTGCTAG